ACCAAGGACTGGAAGGCCAAGAGGGATGCCCTCAACGGCCAGGTCAGAGAGCTCGTCGACGAGGCCGGAAAGTCCCGCGAGGTCCGCGACAACTACAACCAGAAGGTCAGGGAGTCCAAAGCCGTCAGGGACGAGTGGAACAAGAAGGTCTCCGACATCAGGGCGAAGATCAACGAGCTCCGCCCCGAGAAGCCCGAGGACCGCGGAGAGGTCTCCCTCAGTCAGATGAAGAGGGACCTCGAGAGGCTCGAGACCCAGCAGCAGACCATGCCCATGGGAGCCGACAAGGAGAAGGCCCTCGTGAAGCAGATCTCCGAGCTCGCTAAGAACATCGAGCAGAGGGAGAAGGTCGAGGAAGGGGACGAGGCCATCAGGGATCTCGTCCAGGAGCTCAGGGACGCCAAGACCAAGGCGGAGGAGGCCCACAAGGCCGTTTCCGAGTACGCCGAGGCTGCCCAGAAGGCACACGACAACATGCTCTCCCTGTACCAGCGCGCAGACGCGATCAGGAAGGAGGCCGACGCCGCACAGGCGAAGTTCGTCGAGTGCAAGCAGGCCGCCGACGAGGAGCACAGGCTGCATATCGAGCAGATCAAGTCGCTCCACGACGTCAGCAAGAGCGCGGACGGAATCAAGAACAAGAAGAACGCCGCCAAGAAGAGGCGCGCCGACGTCGAGTCCAAGAAGGAAGCCAAGGAGATCTTCGAGAAGTTCAAGGCTGGAGAGAAGCTCAGCACCGAAGACCTCATGACCCTTCAGAAGTCCGGATACCTCTGAAAGTCCAAAAAAACCATTTACCTCCCTTCTTAAAGGGAGGGTCTGTCTTTTCATCAGCATTTTATGGATCTCATTTGTTCGTACAGGTTGGATTTATTCCGATGTACGTCCATCCATTGTCATGACAGTTGGTACTCTTGTTTATCTATCATGGTGAATATCCGTCCTTCACCTGGTCCTTGGCAGGACCATATGGAGGATTTGAATGAACAGTAAATTGACCGCGGCCCTGGCCGTAATCCTCGCAGCGATCATGGTCGTACCATGTGCTGCGGTTTGCACCAGTTCCGCAGGGGAGACCGGCGTCCCCGACGCCGTTGGCTCCGATTATATCGACGACGGCGATATATCCGTCGGCGGCATATTCGATAGCGATATCAAATTCGGTATCGACTTGTCGGCTCTCGAGACCCTCGGGAGCATAATCTACGCCACACTCACAGCGAAGACCCCTTACGAGTCCCAGATCGTGGACAAAAAGGTGGATACAGTCGTAGAGATCTCCGATGACAAGGTATTCAGCGGGGTATACGAGTTCGGAGAGGGCGGAAAGCTCGTCTTCTTGGACGGGAGCAACATGCTCATCGACGTATCCACAGACGAGATGTCCCACTATTTCGGAGTCTATTCCGCGACCGAGCAGACCGTCTTCGAGTTCAAGGCCGGCTCCGGCATAGGTCTCTATCTCAGCGGCGACGGTGAGACGGAGATCGAGTACACCCCTCTCTACGAGTTCGAGGAGGATACCTCGGTCACCCTCTGCGGAGGGCTCGAAGCCCTTTTCGAAGTCATCACCGGCAGCGACGATACGAAGACGATAGACATCACCGTGAAGACGGTATCCGAGAAGGATGCCACCATCAAGGTGGACGACATGGCCGTCTCCATCCCCGCAGACACCTCCCTGGAGATCTCCGTATCCGGTCCCCAGGAATTCATCGACCTTCTGAAGGACCCCGAACTGTCTATCTTAAGCCTCATACAGTGTAAGGCGGAAGGCGAGTTCGAGATCTCCGTGGATGCCAACATCAACGATATAAAGGCCGTCGACGGCGAGGGCAGCTACGATATCGACGTCTCCGCGGACCTGTATGCCGTCATGTACCTCCCTATTCTGAAGGACAGCGACAGCATCCTCGGTCTCGACGGAACGTTCGTTCTGGATGTCTCGTCTCCCGCAGGTACCGTATCCCAGAACGTAGAGATCGACGATGTCGAACTGGACATCGTGGGTCTGAAACAGGTATATCAGGACCTCATCAGCAAGGATTACGAGGCATTGTTCAACGATATGTTGCTGTGCCATGTAGGGATCTCCGGCGAGATCACCAGGGAAGATACATACGACCTTGCCTTCTACGGAGAGGAGACCTCCGTCGTCATCGAGGACCTTGTCATAAGCGATACCCTCGTATTCGCCGACAACGGCGAGTGGTGCTTCACAAACGACATCGGGGTCGGTCTGATCGATGTCGACATAGGCGACAACTGCATAGTCGTGGAGGATGTGGACTTCTACAACCACATAAATCTTGACGCCGAGTCCATAATGTCGTTCCTGAACGTCACCAACCTCTTCGCATACTACACCCATATCAGCGAAGACGGGGTGGATTTCGACAAGGCATTGGACGATTTCTTCGGCCAGATCGATGAGGTCGTGCTCTTGTTCGACGATGCGTTCGACACACCTTACGAGAGCATCCTCGACAAGTACATCTCCAAGTACCTCGAGCCCGCCGTCGATACGGTGGTCTACCTGATCTCACAGGGTCCCATAGCCCACAACGTGCTCGGTCTCGCGGTGGATTACCTCATGGTCATCCTCGACGAGAACTCCACCAGCATCGTAAACATCGCAACCGACGTCATAGACGATCTGAAGCAGAAGGAGAGCGAAGGCTTGGAGATCAACTACACCGTCTTCATGCAGGAGCTCATGATGCAGATCGTCGACAACCTCTCCATATCCGAGGAGTCTGCCGCATTCCCGACGGTCTCCATCGAGGAGAGCCTCACCATAGGCAAGGTGAACATGAACCTTCCCTCCCTTGCGGAGACCACCAGATACCATGCCGCAGAAAACGTTGTCGAGATCACAGGTCTCGAGCAGAGTTACAACGCCGATCTGGACGAGGACCGTACCGAGACCTGCTCCAAGTTCTCTCTGGAGGGGATACACTGCGATATCGACTTCTTCGACTACTTCTTGTATGTGGATGCGGATCTCGTCATCGACAGGGATGTCGCCATCACCTCCGACGGGGCCGTCGACAGGGAGATCGACGTCGATGTCAGCGGTATAATCGTATTCGCCTATCGCAACGATCCGATCCTGGGAGTGTTCCTGGACGATGTCTGCTACAACCATGATGCGACCATCGTTCCTGTGAACAGCAAGGCCGACACGGATTCTTCCATCAGCATCACCTTGGATGCGGACATCGCCGCCGTATACTATGACGACACAAAATACTGGTTCTACGATGTGGCCTATGCAGCGAACGAAGACGGTTACACCGGAACGCTCGCCATCGGGAAGATGGGCATATCGTACGACCCCAAGGACGGGATGGTAAGGTCGTTGGACGTCGAGGTCAAAGGGATCAGCATCGATACCCTCCTGTACCTTCCCATATCCCTGACCTACGAGTCGGCCGATGCGAAGATGGAGTTCGTCAGCGGTGCATCCCTCATCACCACCTCCGTAATGGAAGGCAGCACCTCCGTCATAGAGATGTCCGCCGAGGGAGGCATGGCTAACCTGGGCCTTTTCGACAACTGCTCTGTGAGCAAGGTCCTGTTGGTCATGACGATGTTGAATCAGAATACCGAGGGATACAAGCTTGATATGACCATGAACGGCCTTATCACAAGCACCGGATTCTCCAACGCCGACAACTACACCGTCAACGGAACCGTCTACCTCTACGACCCCGCTTCGATCTGGAACCAATCCGCCGAATGTTCCTTCAGCGATCCCGTCAATGGCATCGAATTCGATGCCTGTCTCTACGGATGCACCCTCGGAGTCATCTACGAGGACGGTAAGATCGTAGGATACGAGACCGTCCCTGTGGACGGATTCTCCGCCGAATACTCCGGAGTGGAAGGAATGACCATCGCCTCCGACGGGACCGTCACCGGCATAACCTCCGATACGAAGAAGGTCTGTGCCGAAACGGAGCCTATCGAGTACACCCTGACCATAGACGGGGAAGTGATATACGACAACATCACCATAGGCACCATAGTGTACTGGGCGGATTTCGACAAGACCGAGAACAGGACCCTCCTCGGAATGGTCGACGGTAACGGGACCTCCATCGGAAGAGTCGACATCGAGAACGGCGTATGGGCGTATGTCTACATGGTGCCTTACGACCTAGACCTCGTCACCATAAGCGGTAAGGAGGTCACTGTGTCCGAAGGATCCAACACCTTCGATTCCGATGCCATCGTGTTCCAGTTCCCCGATACCACGGAGAATGTGACCATAGGAATGGACTCAGGGGTCGTCGTCGAGCTGAATCCCGCCAGTTATGGATCGGGCGACACCGTTTCCGTCATCGTACAGGCCGGCACCTACAATGGATATGACGCATACCTGATCGAGGTCCGCAACGGGACCTATGACGGATACGCCACATTGTACATCCCTGTGGACGGCGACAACTATTCGCTGATCCATGTGGCCGACAACGGAAACGTCTCCAAGATGTACACCAAGACCGTCACGATAGACGGACAGATGTACCTCAAGGTGACCGCCAACGACTTCTCGGTATTCTACCTGCATGAGGAGAAGGAAGAGATGAGCGAGACGGTGATCTATGTCTTTGTGGCCATCCTCGCAATAGTCTGCATCGGGATGTTGGCTTTCTCCATAAAGAAGTCCGGATGCTCCTGAACTAAACCATAAATCCGTCCCGCAAGGGACGGAGATAAACTATTTCCCCTAAGATCATCCAGACCCCATAGGGTCGCGTCCCGGTGATCTCATTTCCGGGCATCGGATATCCGATGTCAGAAGGATCTTCTTCCTTTTCCCCTATATACATATTATATATGGGAATGGCCAGCACATATTATTGTTAAATCAACTAAGATGTGGTAACATTAAAATAGTGCATAACCAATCGTATCATCTAGGGTACAGGTCAGTTCTGTAGAGTGCATCCCATCCCTTCTGACTGGCTGGCCTGTTCCCACACTTATCGGATTCTCTGTATCATTCTGTTTATTCGATGTATCCATGTCGGTCCATCCCTTGTTTTCCATGGACAATTAAAAATACCGTCTGACCTATGGAGTGGTCGATTATGGCATTGGACGGATTGGGAAAATCCCTCAGGAACGTCCTCGACCGCATTAACGGGTCGTCGGCGATCGATGAAAATCTCATCAAGGACATCTGCAAGGAGCTGCAGCGCGCCCTCCTGCAGGCGGATGTCAATGTACAGTTGGTGCTCAGGCTGACCAACACCGTCCGTGATAGGGCCCTCAACGAGAAGCCCGATGCGGGGAAGTCATCCAAGCAGCATGTGACCCGCATAATCTACGAGGAGCTCGTAAACCTTCTGAAGAACGGAGAGCCTGTGGCCTTGAAGCCGCAGACCATCCTGCTCGTCGGACTCTACGGTCAGGGTAAGACCACCACGGCAGGGAAGCTCGCCAATTTCTTCATCAAGAAGGGGTTCTCGGTCGGACTCATCGGGGCCGACGTATACAGGCCTGCCGCATACGACCAGCTGAAGCAGCTCGGTGACAAGGTCGGTGCGGAGGTCTACGGCGAGCCCGGTCAGAAGGACGCGGTCAAGATCGTGAAGGACGGTCTGGAGAAACTCGCGGACAAGAAGATCAAGATCATCGACTCCTCCGGACGTCACGCCCTGGAGGACGACCTCATCAAGGAGATCAGCGACATCGCCGAGGCCGCCAAGCCTCAGGAGAGGATCCTCGTCCTCGATTCACAGGTCGGACAGCAGGCAGGTCCTCAGGCGGATGCATTCAACAAGGCGGTAGGTGTCACCGGTGTGATCCTCACCAAGATGGACGGTACGGCAAAGGGAGGAGGAGCCCTGTCCGCGGTCGCCACCACCGATGCGAGGATCGTCTTCCTGGGAGTGGGGGAACATATCAGGGACCTCGAGTCCTTCGATGCGGACCGTTTCATCTCCCGTCTTCTGGGGATGGGAGACCTTGCCGGATTGGTGGAGATCGCCAAGGAGGAGATGGACGGGAGCGACGACATCGAGGAACTCGCCCGCAAGATGACCTCTGGGAAGTTCACCCTCAACGACATGTACATGCAGATGAAGGCGGTCAAGAAGATGGGGGCCCTCAGGAAGATCGTCAACATGCTTCCCGGCATGAGCAAGATGGAGGACAAGATAGACTTCGACGCCTCCCAGGCAAAGCTGGACAAGTACAAGGTCATCATGGATTCCATGACAAACCAGGAGAAGGAGGAGCCGTCCCTCATCAAAGGGAAACGCATAGAGAGGATAGCCCTGGGAGCAGGTGTGGAATCCAGCGAAGTCCGTGAACTCCTCAGGCAGTACAACAACAGCAGGAAGATGATGTCCTCGGTCTCCAAGGATAGGAAGATGCGTAAGAGGATGCAGAAGCAGTTCGGCAACATGGATCCCGATGCCATCAAGGAACTCCAGAACGCAGAGGGTGAGGAATGAGGTACTTCGTCATAACCGGCCACAAGGCCGTAGCGGACGGTTCCTTCAAGCTCGACGACCTCGCCGGGGGTGCGGGGAGGATGGACATACTCGCCCGTTGCATCAATTCGGCCTTCGTCCTCAGCCACGAGATCCGCCGCGATGCCGAGATATATCTCGTCATGGAGGGCGGTGACGACGCCCCGAAGACCGTCAGGATCAACGGCAACAGCGTAAGATACCTGAATCCCGACGAGAGGAGCACCGCCTCCCTTATCAGGAACGCACTTCTCAAGAAGATCCCCGAGGGGCACGAGGTCCAGTCCTCTCCCGGGGTATATGTTTCCAAGATGTCCTTCGCCGATGTTATAGAGGCACTTTCCCGGAAGGGGAATTTCGTCTACCTCAAGGAGGACGGCACCGACGTCAGGGATTTCCAGTTCCCGGAAGACCCCATATTCGTCCTCGGGGATAACAAGGACCTTACCGAAGAGGAGGAGCAGTGTCTTCTGGCCAAAGGGCCGGCGAAGATATCCGTGGGGCCCATAAGCCTGCATGCGGACCACTGCATGATCCTTGTGCAGAACGAGATGGACCGCAGGGAGGCGGAATGATGGCGGACGAACATACGGTCAAGATACCTCAGCACCGTCATTGCAGGAGGTGCGGGAAGGCGTTCGTCGGAGAGGGATTCTACTGTTCCGACGAGTGCAAGGATGCGGACGGTCAGGAAGCCAAGAGGAAGCTCTACAGATATATCGCCGCCATAGCGGTCCTCTGGGCCGTCGTCATCGTGGCGGTCGTGGTCGTGGGGCTCTGAGATGATATCCGCTGTCGCGGGGACGTTCGACGTCCTCCATGACGGCCACGTCCAGCTGATCAGGAGGGCCTTCGAGGTCGGCGACAGCGTCGTCGTCGGTATAACCAGCGACGAGATGGCCTCTTCCACAAGAAGGGACATCGTACCGCTCTATCTCAGACAGAAGGCCTTGGAGCAGTTCCTGTCCTCCATGGGCAAGCCTTGGAGGGTCGCCGTAATCGACGACATGTACGGTCCGGCCGACGTGATGGATCCCGTAGATGTCCTGGTGGTCTCCGAGGAGACAGTGGAGAACGGAAGAAAGGTCAACGAGTACCGCAGGTCAAGAGGGGTGAAGCCGCTGGAGCTCAGCGTCGTCCCCCTGGTCATGGCGGAGGACGGTTCCAAGATAAGCGCAGGTTCGATACTCGAGGGCAGATACTCCCGCGACGGTACCTCCGCGGCCAAGGATATCGCAGTAGGTTCCCTCAACCACGTCAAGGTAGAGGCCGTCCGTACCGTCATGGAGAGGATATTCGGCAACGTCAGGATAACCGCGGTGGACGTGTCCAGCGAGGTCCCTCCGCAGCCCTTCGAGGAACAGACGCGTCAGGGGGCCGTCAACAGGGCCAGGAACGCCTTGGGAGGCCACGAGATGGCCGTAGGCATAGAGGCAGGCGTCTTCGAGAAGGAAGACGGCCTGTACGATTTTCAATACTGTGCCGTCCTGGACAGGGACGGAAGGCTTACCGTGGGTACAGGATCGGGTTTCATGTATCCTCCCGAGGTGGCCGGGTACGTCAGGGGTGGCATGACGGTCGGGGATGCCGTGAAGAAGGTCTTCGGCTCCACCGATATCGGGAAGAAGCAGGGCGCGGTGGGACTTCTCAGCGGAGGGCTCCTGGACAGGAAGTCTCTTACGGAGCAGTCGGTCACCGCGGCCATGATACCGAGGCTGAACGATTCATATGTTGCACGAGATCGAGATCGGTTCCGACTCCGACTACCTTATGGACGAATCGAAGATAAGGGGCCACGCCGAGAGGCTGCTGGTGCCGGAGGACGAGGCGGACGTGGTACAGGCGGTCCGTATGGCCGCCGCGGACGGCACATCCCTCACCGTATCCGGTATGAGGACCGGGATGTGCGCCGGTTCCGTACCATATGGGGGATATGTCCTGTCCATGGAAAGGATGGACGAGGTCATAGGCGTCGGGAAGGATGCCCGCGGGTATTTCGTAAGGGTACAGCCTTGCGTCACCGTCCGTCAGCTCAACGAATTCATACGCAGGAGGGGATCCGGATCGGTACCTTCCGTGACCGAGGGGGCGTCGGAGATGCTGGCCGCGGAGGAGAGGGAGTTCTTCTATCCCGTGGATCCGACGGAGCTCAACGGTTCCCTCGGAGGGAACATAGCCACTAACGCATCCGGCCCGAGGACTTTCAGGTACGGTCCGACCAGGGAGTGGGTCAGGAGGGTCCGCGTCGTACTTTCGGACGGAAGCATCCTGGATGTAAAACGCGGGGATATAAGGGCGGAAGGCAGGAGACTCATGCTTCCCTTTTCGGACGGCGGGAGGGAGATCATCCTCCCTTCCTACGACTACAACAGGGATGTCAAGAACACTACGGGGATGCTTTCCGAGGACGGCATGGATG
The nucleotide sequence above comes from Candidatus Methanomethylophilus alvi Mx1201. Encoded proteins:
- a CDS encoding coiled-coil protein; this translates as MVDAEEVTPVKDEQIDAVENVEEQKVEEQVEEPAEPTAEEKAKLEELEAQRTVLNDDAEKHRQRRDELNAQTKDWKAKRDALNGQVRELVDEAGKSREVRDNYNQKVRESKAVRDEWNKKVSDIRAKINELRPEKPEDRGEVSLSQMKRDLERLETQQQTMPMGADKEKALVKQISELAKNIEQREKVEEGDEAIRDLVQELRDAKTKAEEAHKAVSEYAEAAQKAHDNMLSLYQRADAIRKEADAAQAKFVECKQAADEEHRLHIEQIKSLHDVSKSADGIKNKKNAAKKRRADVESKKEAKEIFEKFKAGEKLSTEDLMTLQKSGYL
- the trmY gene encoding tRNA (pseudouridine(54)-N(1))-methyltransferase TrmY, encoding MRYFVITGHKAVADGSFKLDDLAGGAGRMDILARCINSAFVLSHEIRRDAEIYLVMEGGDDAPKTVRINGNSVRYLNPDERSTASLIRNALLKKIPEGHEVQSSPGVYVSKMSFADVIEALSRKGNFVYLKEDGTDVRDFQFPEDPIFVLGDNKDLTEEEEQCLLAKGPAKISVGPISLHADHCMILVQNEMDRREAE
- a CDS encoding DUF2116 family Zn-ribbon domain-containing protein, which codes for MADEHTVKIPQHRHCRRCGKAFVGEGFYCSDECKDADGQEAKRKLYRYIAAIAVLWAVVIVAVVVVGL
- a CDS encoding signal recognition particle protein Srp54, which encodes MALDGLGKSLRNVLDRINGSSAIDENLIKDICKELQRALLQADVNVQLVLRLTNTVRDRALNEKPDAGKSSKQHVTRIIYEELVNLLKNGEPVALKPQTILLVGLYGQGKTTTAGKLANFFIKKGFSVGLIGADVYRPAAYDQLKQLGDKVGAEVYGEPGQKDAVKIVKDGLEKLADKKIKIIDSSGRHALEDDLIKEISDIAEAAKPQERILVLDSQVGQQAGPQADAFNKAVGVTGVILTKMDGTAKGGGALSAVATTDARIVFLGVGEHIRDLESFDADRFISRLLGMGDLAGLVEIAKEEMDGSDDIEELARKMTSGKFTLNDMYMQMKAVKKMGALRKIVNMLPGMSKMEDKIDFDASQAKLDKYKVIMDSMTNQEKEEPSLIKGKRIERIALGAGVESSEVRELLRQYNNSRKMMSSVSKDRKMRKRMQKQFGNMDPDAIKELQNAEGEE